One segment of Limisphaerales bacterium DNA contains the following:
- a CDS encoding DNA polymerase III subunit delta: protein MPAKNQKTNKAPSLPEVPLVLVHGDDDFAVSQRARQIFQGWCADVGGEDHEIVEAHAASGGEASKILGRLRMALDTLPFFGGEKVVWFKDCNFLGDDRTSKTKDVTSGIADLTAWLKAFDWQGVRLLISASKCDKRKVFYKAIAKQGHDEEFKALSTDDREWQAKAEQLVTAKLRKLSVKADYGAATELVQMVGPNSRALMSECEKVALYVGARAEVNRDDVRAIVTPGKHAKAFALGDALGDRNLPRLLKRLDEDLWAAKTDRKKSTIGLCSGLISKVRSLLFARELLDADMIRPANAYPQFKSQLDTLPTGEFPDDRRISPLGLHPYVLFNATQQARNYTSAELVRALDLLMQANLKLVSSSLDDSFILQSTLTQIAARPAAAA, encoded by the coding sequence GTGCCGTTGGTGTTGGTGCACGGCGATGATGACTTCGCGGTGAGCCAGCGCGCGCGCCAGATTTTCCAAGGCTGGTGCGCGGATGTCGGCGGCGAGGATCACGAAATCGTCGAGGCCCACGCGGCCAGTGGCGGCGAGGCCTCCAAAATTCTGGGCCGCCTGCGGATGGCGTTGGATACGCTTCCGTTTTTTGGCGGCGAAAAAGTGGTGTGGTTCAAGGACTGCAATTTTCTGGGCGACGATCGCACGTCCAAAACCAAAGACGTCACCAGCGGCATTGCCGATCTCACGGCGTGGTTGAAGGCATTCGATTGGCAAGGCGTACGCCTCCTCATCAGCGCCAGCAAATGCGACAAGCGAAAAGTATTTTACAAAGCCATCGCCAAGCAGGGCCACGATGAGGAATTCAAGGCGCTCTCCACCGACGACCGCGAATGGCAAGCCAAAGCCGAGCAACTCGTCACCGCCAAGCTCCGCAAGCTCAGCGTGAAGGCGGACTACGGCGCGGCCACGGAGCTCGTGCAAATGGTTGGCCCGAACAGCCGCGCGTTAATGAGCGAATGCGAAAAAGTGGCGCTCTATGTGGGCGCGCGCGCGGAGGTAAACCGCGACGACGTGCGCGCCATCGTCACGCCCGGCAAACACGCGAAAGCCTTCGCGCTGGGTGACGCGTTGGGCGATCGCAATCTGCCACGCCTCTTAAAACGATTAGACGAGGATTTGTGGGCGGCAAAAACCGATCGCAAAAAATCCACCATCGGCCTTTGCTCCGGACTCATTAGTAAAGTGCGCTCGCTGCTCTTCGCGCGGGAATTGCTTGACGCGGATATGATTCGCCCCGCCAACGCGTACCCGCAATTCAAGTCACAGCTCGATACGCTGCCCACCGGCGAATTTCCTGATGATCGCCGGATCAGCCCACTGGGGCTTCATCCGTATGTATTATTTAACGCCACCCAACAGGCGCGCAATTACACCAGCGCCGAACTCGTTCGCGCGCTGGATCTGTTAATGCAAGCCAACCTCAAACTAGTTTCTAGTTCGCTGGACGACTCATTTATTTTGCAATCTACCCTCACCCAAATCGCCGCACGCCCCGCAGCGGCCGCCTGA
- a CDS encoding STAS domain-containing protein, with amino-acid sequence MSARLQVAVAKGIACIKVEGPANFAAGVDFKTVVNQSCEQGGRVLLLDLTECVNMDSTFLGILMSMTNRLDRIELLNPSDRIIDLLDSLGVMEFLTVGTGKNPFETSDAKLEEAQSSHADKRALTEASLEAHKLLMEINPDNVPKFKDVAKFLEEDLNK; translated from the coding sequence ATGAGCGCCCGCCTCCAAGTCGCCGTCGCCAAAGGCATCGCCTGCATCAAGGTCGAAGGCCCCGCCAATTTCGCAGCCGGCGTGGATTTCAAAACCGTGGTCAATCAATCCTGCGAACAAGGCGGCCGCGTGTTGTTGCTCGATCTCACCGAGTGCGTGAATATGGACAGCACCTTCCTCGGTATCCTGATGAGTATGACTAATCGGCTCGACCGCATCGAACTGCTCAACCCCAGCGATCGAATCATCGATCTTCTCGACAGCCTCGGCGTGATGGAATTCCTCACCGTCGGCACCGGCAAAAACCCATTCGAGACCAGCGATGCGAAACTTGAAGAGGCCCAATCCTCCCACGCCGACAAACGCGCTCTCACCGAAGCCAGCCTCGAAGCGCATAAATTGCTAATGGAAATTAATCCCGACAACGTGCCAAAATTTAAGGACGTGGCGAAGTTTTTGGAGGAAGACCTTAATAAATGA
- a CDS encoding UvrD-helicase domain-containing protein translates to MSNLAGLNPEQRKAAATLRGPVLILAGAGTGKTRTLTHRVAHMVSKGISPEHILAVTFTNKAAREMQQRVTKQLKRLPKSRTRARDDGKPLKPTICTFHSLCVRILRRHIEKLGYKRNFVIYSDSEQLGVVKKVLSAIAGKDVKADARELQGLLSRLKNAGPNGTIPGNEDSLAMAGHIRRRYDSALRAANAVDFDDLLVLTLRIFNEFPEALEECRARYLYVMVDEYQDTNAAQFELMHLLSKEHRNVCVVGDDDQSIYGWRGAEISNILDMEKHFPEVKVIKLEQNYRSTRVILDAANAVIKNNPRRRPKQLWSAKGEGELVQLQAFANEEEEATTIVDEIEFHRMAKRIPWKDHAILFRTNVQARPLETALRKAEVRYHLIGGQSFFDRREIRDFLAFMKTFINPNDDASLLRIANIPARGLSDVTMERLLGASQERSCSVWKAMKNDLVIHEFQPRTRKSIEAFVALVEDFRAPLNETELSLASWADKFLDEINYIAELRKGEKDPENAENRMRNLRDIIFTMDDRGESLLPANRLGKFLDDITLDADREADKEDAGDAVTLITTHSCKGLEFPHVFLVGVEEGLLPHSRSAVEGTLDEERRLFYVAITRAMKTLTISHCLNRKKYGQNFLCQPSSFLKELPEELCEDMDSNKEPVTVEDGKSMFAAMREGLG, encoded by the coding sequence ATGTCTAACCTTGCCGGACTTAATCCTGAACAGCGCAAAGCTGCCGCGACCCTTCGCGGGCCGGTGTTGATCTTGGCCGGTGCGGGTACGGGGAAGACGCGGACGCTCACCCATCGCGTGGCGCATATGGTGAGCAAAGGGATTTCGCCGGAGCATATTTTGGCCGTGACGTTTACGAATAAAGCGGCACGCGAAATGCAACAGCGGGTGACGAAGCAACTCAAGCGTTTGCCCAAATCGCGCACGCGCGCACGCGATGATGGCAAGCCGTTGAAGCCGACGATTTGTACGTTTCACTCGTTGTGCGTGCGCATTCTGCGGCGGCACATCGAGAAGCTTGGCTACAAACGCAACTTTGTGATTTACAGTGACAGCGAGCAACTCGGCGTGGTGAAAAAAGTGTTGAGCGCGATCGCCGGTAAAGATGTGAAAGCCGATGCGCGTGAGTTGCAGGGATTGCTGAGTCGGCTGAAAAACGCAGGACCGAATGGAACCATTCCCGGCAATGAAGATAGCCTCGCGATGGCGGGGCATATTCGGCGGCGTTACGACAGTGCCTTGCGCGCGGCCAATGCGGTGGATTTCGATGATTTGCTGGTGCTCACGCTGCGGATTTTTAATGAGTTCCCGGAGGCGTTGGAGGAATGCCGTGCGCGGTATCTATATGTGATGGTGGACGAATATCAGGACACCAACGCGGCGCAGTTCGAGCTGATGCATTTGTTGTCCAAAGAACATCGCAACGTGTGCGTGGTGGGCGATGATGATCAAAGCATCTACGGCTGGCGCGGCGCGGAGATTTCGAACATCCTCGATATGGAAAAACATTTCCCCGAGGTGAAGGTCATCAAGCTCGAGCAAAATTATCGATCCACCCGCGTGATCCTCGATGCCGCCAATGCGGTCATCAAAAATAATCCGCGCCGCCGCCCCAAACAATTATGGAGCGCCAAGGGCGAGGGCGAGTTAGTGCAATTGCAGGCGTTCGCCAATGAAGAGGAAGAGGCCACCACGATTGTGGACGAGATTGAGTTTCATCGGATGGCCAAGCGCATTCCGTGGAAGGATCACGCGATTTTGTTCCGCACCAACGTGCAGGCGCGTCCGCTGGAAACCGCCCTGCGCAAAGCGGAGGTGCGCTATCATTTGATCGGCGGTCAAAGCTTTTTTGATCGGCGCGAGATTCGGGATTTTCTCGCGTTTATGAAAACCTTCATCAACCCCAACGACGACGCCAGCCTGCTGCGCATCGCGAACATCCCCGCGCGCGGGTTGAGCGATGTGACGATGGAACGCCTGCTCGGCGCGAGCCAAGAGCGCAGTTGTTCCGTGTGGAAAGCGATGAAAAACGATCTTGTCATCCACGAATTTCAGCCGCGCACGCGGAAATCCATCGAGGCCTTTGTGGCGTTGGTTGAAGACTTCCGCGCGCCGCTTAATGAAACTGAATTGTCGCTCGCCAGTTGGGCGGATAAATTTCTTGATGAAATCAATTACATCGCCGAGCTGCGCAAAGGCGAAAAGGATCCGGAGAATGCCGAGAATCGAATGCGTAATTTGCGCGATATAATTTTCACAATGGATGACCGCGGCGAATCGCTGTTGCCCGCCAATCGCCTCGGTAAGTTTCTGGACGACATCACGCTGGACGCCGATCGCGAGGCGGACAAAGAAGACGCCGGCGACGCGGTCACCCTCATCACTACGCACAGCTGCAAAGGCTTGGAGTTTCCGCACGTATTTCTCGTGGGCGTGGAAGAAGGATTGCTGCCGCACTCGCGCTCCGCTGTGGAAGGCACGCTCGACGAAGAGCGCCGCCTCTTCTACGTCGCCATCACCCGCGCCATGAAAACGCTAACCATTTCCCATTGCCTCAACCGCAAAAAATACGGCCAAAATTTCCTGTGTCAGCCGAGTAGTTTTCTGAAAGAACTGCCCGAAGAACTCTGCGAGGATATGGATTCGAACAAAGAACCGGTGACGGTGGAAGATGGAAAAAGTATGTTCGCCGCGATGCGAGAGGGGTTGGGGTAA
- a CDS encoding PQQ-like beta-propeller repeat protein: MRIHTSLILLSLALQTFAANAANWSQWRGPNRDGVNLEKGLANQWPEAGPKLLYKATGVGVGFSSVVIADGTVYTLGDLADACYLFALDLKGKQKWKARVGDPKGHRGYPGPRSTPTVADGFVYCLGQHGDLVCISAAGKEAWRVNLQNDFGGKMMSGWRWSESPLVDDGNVIVTPGGNNGAVIALNAKTGKQAWRCEDWQDSAGYSSLIIREIGGIKQYLQLTGNSVAGIDASNGKLLWRVDRPGKTAVVSTPVYHKGNLFVSSAYGVGCNGFTVEYNNSKFSTKETYKHVGSVGMANHHGGVIRVGDYVYGSNGNALSCIRLADGKVMWNERSAGKGAIVVADNKIILRTERGPVSLVKLTPKAYEEVSRFNQPERTRAKAWAHPVVLDGKLYLRDQDSLFVFDVRE; encoded by the coding sequence ATGCGTATCCACACATCCCTCATTCTTCTGAGCCTCGCGCTCCAAACCTTCGCTGCAAATGCTGCAAACTGGTCGCAATGGCGCGGCCCCAATCGCGATGGTGTGAACCTCGAAAAAGGACTCGCCAATCAATGGCCCGAGGCCGGCCCCAAACTACTCTACAAAGCCACCGGCGTGGGCGTTGGATTTTCCAGCGTAGTCATCGCCGATGGCACCGTGTACACGCTCGGCGATTTGGCCGATGCCTGCTATCTCTTCGCGCTCGATCTCAAGGGCAAACAAAAATGGAAAGCCCGCGTGGGCGATCCCAAAGGCCACCGCGGTTACCCCGGCCCGCGCTCCACGCCCACGGTTGCCGACGGCTTCGTGTATTGTCTCGGCCAACACGGCGATCTGGTTTGCATCAGTGCTGCCGGCAAAGAAGCGTGGCGCGTAAATTTACAAAATGATTTCGGCGGCAAAATGATGAGCGGCTGGCGTTGGAGCGAATCGCCCTTGGTGGATGACGGCAACGTGATCGTCACCCCCGGCGGAAACAACGGCGCCGTGATTGCCCTCAACGCCAAAACCGGCAAACAAGCGTGGCGCTGCGAAGATTGGCAGGACTCGGCCGGTTACTCCTCACTTATCATCCGCGAGATAGGCGGCATCAAACAATACCTCCAACTCACCGGCAACAGCGTGGCTGGCATTGACGCCAGCAATGGCAAGCTGCTGTGGCGCGTCGATCGCCCCGGCAAGACAGCCGTGGTTTCCACGCCTGTTTATCACAAGGGCAACCTCTTCGTATCCAGTGCCTACGGCGTGGGGTGCAACGGGTTTACGGTGGAATATAACAACAGCAAGTTCAGCACCAAGGAAACCTACAAGCATGTCGGCAGCGTGGGCATGGCCAACCACCACGGTGGGGTCATTCGCGTGGGCGATTACGTATACGGCTCCAACGGCAATGCGCTCTCCTGCATCCGGCTCGCCGATGGCAAGGTCATGTGGAACGAACGCAGCGCCGGCAAAGGCGCGATCGTGGTGGCCGATAATAAAATCATCCTCCGCACCGAACGCGGCCCCGTGTCGCTCGTGAAGCTCACCCCCAAAGCCTACGAAGAAGTCAGCCGCTTCAACCAACCGGAACGCACCCGAGCCAAAGCCTGGGCGCATCCGGTGGTGCTCGATGGGAAATTATACCTGCGCGATCAGGATAGTTTGTTTGTTTTTGATGTTAGGGAGTGA
- a CDS encoding PQQ-like beta-propeller repeat protein, translated as MRTTLAFLALAIGWQSTLALDWPQWRGPNRTGISAEKGLLKQWPQGGPKRLWINSQMGNGYSSFAIAKGKLYTMGSRRGTEQLICLDANTGREQWAANLGPELSNGWGGGPRGTPTVDGNRVYAMSGKGDLVCADLAGKIQWQASMTRLGGKTPVWGYTESITVDGNLALATPGGRQGAVVAFNKLSGQVVWQSKQFTDGAQYASVVPVTHNGARQYIQLTQQSLVGLDARTGNVLWKSGWGGKTAVIPTPIFSNGKVYIASGYGAGSKLVNVGAGNRASDVWSNKVMKNHHGGVIMYGQHLYGYSDGAGWVCQDFASGREVWSEKRALGKGCLTIADGMMYCVDESRGDIVLAAANPRSWNESGRFRLAPQSRIRSSRGKIWSHPVVANGKLYLRDQEHIYCHTISAGGGGAAITPTGPPGKAIAWTAGVDTKSIDAIYQGKAQAVVTTVFGQPAKTQGTWKAYSGLNITDRQGKKYGTVWFNLAGGTVQQVRFDK; from the coding sequence ATGCGCACGACCCTCGCTTTCCTCGCACTGGCCATCGGCTGGCAGTCCACTCTCGCACTCGATTGGCCGCAATGGCGCGGGCCAAACCGCACTGGCATCAGCGCCGAGAAGGGCCTCCTCAAACAATGGCCCCAAGGCGGCCCGAAACGCCTGTGGATCAACAGCCAAATGGGCAACGGCTATTCGAGCTTCGCGATCGCCAAAGGCAAACTTTATACAATGGGTTCGCGCCGCGGTACGGAGCAGTTGATCTGCCTCGATGCCAACACCGGCCGCGAACAATGGGCGGCCAACCTTGGCCCGGAATTATCCAACGGCTGGGGCGGCGGTCCGCGCGGCACGCCCACGGTGGACGGCAATCGCGTCTACGCCATGAGCGGTAAAGGCGATTTGGTTTGCGCCGATCTCGCCGGCAAAATCCAATGGCAAGCGAGTATGACACGGCTGGGTGGCAAAACGCCCGTATGGGGCTACACCGAAAGCATCACCGTGGACGGCAACCTCGCTTTGGCCACGCCGGGCGGAAGACAGGGCGCGGTGGTGGCGTTCAACAAACTTTCCGGCCAAGTGGTTTGGCAAAGCAAACAATTTACCGACGGCGCGCAGTACGCTTCCGTGGTGCCGGTGACACACAACGGCGCCCGCCAATACATTCAGCTCACGCAACAAAGTTTGGTGGGCCTCGACGCACGCACGGGCAATGTCCTTTGGAAATCCGGATGGGGCGGCAAGACGGCAGTGATCCCCACGCCGATTTTTAGCAACGGCAAAGTGTACATCGCCAGCGGCTACGGCGCGGGCAGCAAATTAGTCAACGTCGGCGCGGGCAATCGCGCCAGTGATGTGTGGTCAAACAAGGTGATGAAAAACCATCACGGCGGCGTGATTATGTACGGCCAACATTTATACGGCTACAGCGATGGCGCGGGCTGGGTGTGCCAGGATTTCGCCAGCGGCCGCGAAGTGTGGAGCGAAAAACGCGCGCTCGGCAAAGGCTGCCTCACCATCGCCGATGGGATGATGTATTGCGTGGACGAAAGCCGCGGCGACATCGTGCTGGCGGCGGCCAATCCAAGGAGTTGGAACGAAAGCGGCCGCTTCCGCCTCGCGCCGCAATCGCGCATCCGCAGCAGCCGCGGCAAAATCTGGAGTCATCCGGTGGTGGCCAACGGCAAACTGTATCTGCGCGATCAAGAACACATTTACTGCCACACCATCAGTGCCGGCGGCGGTGGCGCGGCGATTACCCCCACTGGCCCTCCCGGAAAAGCCATCGCGTGGACCGCCGGAGTGGACACCAAATCCATTGATGCTATTTATCAAGGCAAAGCGCAGGCCGTCGTCACCACCGTGTTCGGCCAACCCGCCAAAACTCAAGGCACGTGGAAGGCCTATTCCGGCTTGAATATCACCGATCGCCAAGGCAAAAAATACGGAACCGTTTGGTTCAACCTCGCCGGCGGCACGGTTCAGCAAGTGCGCTTTGATAAATAA